The Sorangiineae bacterium MSr11954 DNA segment TCATCGAACGGAGCTCGATCCGACAAGGTGTCGCGAGCGCCCCAAGGCTCGTACAAATTGGCATTCGATTTGGCGGGCGGGATGACGGGCGACGTCGAGAGCCGTCGAAAGCACCCGGCTGACATGGCCGGTCGAGCACCTGTCCGGGACACCGTCCAAACTGTCTCGGACACCTCGATGGCCCCGCGGTCCCGGAAAGAACCGCGTGGACCTCGGCGGCATACCGCTCGCACTGCTCCGCACGATGAATTCGCTCCCTGCTCATTTGGACGGCTCTCCATCCACCCCTACCGCGAACGCGAACCTGGCGACGACTCTCCACATGCGGGGCGACGTCGGGCATGATGGGGCGTTACCCATGAACGACCGCGCTCTGCGACAAGAGGCCGAAACGCGACTCGTGGCGCTGGCCGGCCCGCGTGCTACCTTGCGCGATGACCAGTGGATCGCGATCGAGGCGCTCGCGGTCCAGCGAAAGCGCGTCTTGCTCGTGCAGCGCACGGGCTGGGGAAAATCGGCCGTGTATTTTCTCGCCACGGCGCTGCTCCGTGGTCTCGGCGCGGGGCCAACGGTCATCGTCTCGCCGCTGCTCGCGCTGATGCGAAACCAGGTCGCGGCCGCCGAACGTGCGGGCATTCGAGCCGTCACCATCAACTCGTCGAACCTCGACGAGTGGGAGGCGATTCACGAGAAGGTGGCCGCGGGCACGGTCGACCTGTTGTTGGTCAGCCCCGAACGCCTCAACAACCCCGACTTTCGGGATCACGTGTTGCCCAAGCTCGCGGTGAGCGCGGGTCTGGTCGTGGTCGACGAGGCCCATTGCATCTCGGATTGGGGCCACGATTTTCGGCCGGATTACAGGCGCCTGCGCACGCTCTTCGCGGACCTCCCCGCACAGACTCCCATTCTGGCAACGACCGCCACGGCCAACGCCCGCGTCACGCGCGATGTGGCCGAGCAGCTCGGGCAAGACACCTTCGTCCTTCGCGGCGCGCTGGAACGCGACAGCCTTCATCTGAGCGTCATCGAGCTTCCCTCGACCGAGCAACGTCTCGCATGGCTGGCACAGACCCTTTGCGAGCTGCCCGGCTCGGGCATCATTTACACCCTCACCGTGGCCAACGCGCTGCAGATTGCGGCGTACTTGCGCGAACAGGGCCATCCGGTCGCCGCCTACCATGGCTCGACGGAACCGGCCGAACGCATCGCCGCCGAGCAAGACCTCCTCGACAACAAACTCAAGGCACTCATCGCCACCTCGGCGCTCGGCATGGGGTTCGACAAGCCCGATCTCGGGTTCGTCATCCACGTGGGCGCACCGCAGTCACCCGTTGCTTACTACCAGCAGGTGGGCCGCGCCGGCCGCGGCGTCGAACGCGCCGAGGTCATTCTGCTGCCGGGCCCGGAGGACAGGCAAATCTGGGCCTACTTCGAGGGCCTCGCCTTTCCGCCCGAGCCGCTCGTTCGCGCCACGCTCGAAGCCTTGAACGACGGCCCCCTCTCGACGATGGCGCTCGAATCGATCATCGACTTGAGCCGAAACCGAC contains these protein-coding regions:
- a CDS encoding RecQ family ATP-dependent DNA helicase, encoding MNDRALRQEAETRLVALAGPRATLRDDQWIAIEALAVQRKRVLLVQRTGWGKSAVYFLATALLRGLGAGPTVIVSPLLALMRNQVAAAERAGIRAVTINSSNLDEWEAIHEKVAAGTVDLLLVSPERLNNPDFRDHVLPKLAVSAGLVVVDEAHCISDWGHDFRPDYRRLRTLFADLPAQTPILATTATANARVTRDVAEQLGQDTFVLRGALERDSLHLSVIELPSTEQRLAWLAQTLCELPGSGIIYTLTVANALQIAAYLREQGHPVAAYHGSTEPAERIAAEQDLLDNKLKALIATSALGMGFDKPDLGFVIHVGAPQSPVAYYQQVGRAGRGVERAEVILLPGPEDRQIWAYFEGLAFPPEPLVRATLEALNDGPLSTMALESIIDLSRNRLEMMLKVLDVDGAVHRVRGGWQATGQAWHYDAERYARVARERMAEKKAMLDYIATSQCREVFLRKHLDDDTAKDCGRCDNCTGLGRTSEIAPKAMEAAHERLRRPGVEIEARKQWPSGLKELGLSGKIKADIAHEEGRAVGRLTDMGWGHHLRTMLAGDRDDASITDDVFAAVVDVLAAWKWTARPTFVVSLPSLRWPLLIESLARRISQVGRIPYLGQLRYQSGSPGTQFNSAKRVQAVSRTLVVPNALASSVAQSTGPILLIDDRVDSGWTMTIAAARLRQAGAPAVLPLVLATTM